From Lewinellaceae bacterium:
CTGTGCCATCGCATTGGGCCAGGCCGGGGCAAACGTAATCGTCAACTACGCCGGCAACCCCCGCGGCGCCGAAGAATCCGTGGCCGAGATCGAGGCCGCCGGCGGCAAGGGGCTGCCATTCAAGGCCGACGTCAGCCAGAAAAGCCAGGTGGAAGCCATGTTCAAGGCAGCCGTGGATACCTTCGGCACCGTAGACATCCTGGTCAATAATGCCGGCCTTCAAAAAGATGCTCCTTTTGTGGACATGACGCTGGAAGACTGGAACTATGTGCTCAGCGTCAACCTGACCGGCCAGTTCCTTTGCGCCCAGGCAGCAGCCAGGGAATTTGTCCGCCGCGGCCGGCGGCCGGAGGTTTCCGTCGCCCTGGGCAAGATCATCTGCATGAGTTCGGTTCACGAGTTGATCCCATGGGCGGGCCATGTCAACTACGCGGCTTCTAAAGGCGGCGTAATGCTCTTCATGAAGTCTATTGCTCAGGAACTGGGCGAAAAAGGCATCCGCGTCAACAGCATCGCGCCCGGCGCCATCAAGACGCCGATCAACCGCATGGCCTGGGATACGCCCGAAGCGGAGAAAGAGCTACTTAAGCTCATTCCATACGGCCGGGTTGGCGAAACGTCCGATATCGGCAACGTCACCGTCTGGCTGGCTTCCGACCAAAGTGATTACATCCACGGCCAGACCATCGTGGTAGACGGCGGGATGGCCCTGTATCCGGGCTTCCGGGAGAATGGGTAACTGTAGGGGTTGAGTGAGTGAATGAGTGAATGAGTGAATGAGTGAGTGGGTGGAGCTTCGAGTCTCGCCATTCCTAAATGAATTTTCCAAAACAAAAAAGCAACATCATGGCAAAAGTGAAGGCAACGCAGGAGCAACAGCGACTGCAGGAAGCCCACCACAATAATAAAGCATGGCTCAAATGGGGCCCCTATCTCAGCGAGCGCCAATGGGGAACGGTGCGGGAGGACTACAGCGAGCACGGAGAAGCCTGGGATTACTTCCCCCACGACCACGCCCGCTCCCGCGTTTACCGTTGGGGCGAAGACGGCCTGGCCGGCATCTCCGACGACCGGCAGCGCATCTGCTTTGCGCCGGCACTCTGGAACGGCAACGACCCCATCCTCAAAGAGCGGTTGTTTGGCCTGGCCGGCCCCCAGGGCAACCACGGAGAGGATGTCAAAGAGCTGTATTACTACCTCGACAACCTACCCACCCACGCCTACATGAAACATTTGTACAAGTATCCGCACGCCGAATTTCCCTACGGCGAGCTGGTGGGCATCAACGGCAGCCGCTCCCGGCATGAACCGGAGTATGAACTGCTCGACACGCCGGCCTTTGCCGGCAAAAACTACTTCGACGTGTTCACCGAATACGCCAAGGCAGCAGAGGAAGACCTGCTTATCCGGATCACTATATTCAACCGGGGGAGTCAGGAAGCGCCCATTTGGGTGCTTCCGACCCTTTGGTTCCGCAATCTGTGGGCGTTTGGGCTGATGCCGGAAAAGCCGAACCTGCGGCTGGCGAAAGAAAAGGGAGGCCAGCCTTATGTCGTGGCCGAGCATCCCGAACTGGGAAGCTATTGCCTGTTCTTTTCCGAAGCCGAACACCTGCTGTTCACCGAAAACGAAACCAATACCGAGCGACTCTACGGCATCGCCAATGAGACGCCCTTTGTAAAGGATGCCTTCCATCGGGCTGTTACTGAACAACAGTTTGACTGGTTAGCGGAGAAGGCGGAAGGCACCAAATTCGCTCCGCTGTACCACTATCAGCTGGCTCCTGGCGAAAAGGCCGAAATCCGCCTGCGCCTCTGCCGGGAAAAGCCTGCCGCCAGCCCACTCGGCAAGGCCTTCGATGCCGCCTTCAGCCTGCGAATCCGGGAGGCCGGCGAGTTTTACCACACCCTCCAGCCAGGAGAGGATGAAGACCTGGCCAATATCCAGCGCCAGGCATTCGCCGGCATGCTTTGGAGCAAACAATATTTCAACATAGATATGCCGCGCTGGCTCCATGGCGACCCGGGCCAACCCAGCCCTCCCGAAAGCCGTATACATGGAAGAAATAGAGAATGGACGGCGCTCAACAACGAGGACATCATCTCCATGCCCGACAAATGGGAATACCCCTGGTATGCTGCCTGGGACCTGGCATTTCACTGCATTCCCCTGGCCATGCTGGATGCCGAATTTGCCAAAAATCAACTCATCCTGTTCCTCCGCGAATGGTACATGCACCCCAATGGCCAGATACCGGCTTACGAGTGGGCATTCGGGGATGTAAATCCACCGGTGCACGCCTGGGCCTGCCTGCAGGTGTACAAGATCGACGCTGAGCGCAACGGCAGAGCAGATAAGTCCTTCCTGAAAAGGATCTTTCAAAAACTCCTGCTCAACTTCACCTGGTGGGTCAACCGCAAGGACCGCAACGGCAATAACGTTTTCGAAGGTGGTTTTCTCGGCCTCGACAACATCGGAGTATTCGACCGCAGCAGCTTTATCCCCGGCGGCGGCCACCTGGAGCAGGCCGACGGCACTGCCTGGATGGCTATGTATTGCCTGAATATGCTGGAAATATCCCTGATCCTTGGAGAGGATGATATCGCCTACGAAGACATGGCAACCAAGTTTTTCGAGCACTTCATCTACATCGCCTCCTCCCTCAACCGGATCGGTGAAGGGTGGACCGGCGCCTGGGATGAAGAACAAGGCTTCTTTTATGACATCCTGGCTATGCCGGATGGGCGGTACATCCCCTTAAAGGTGCGGTCGCTGGTCGGATTGTCTACCCTGTTTGCCACCCTGGTGCTGGAAAAGGAAAAACTGGAAAAGCTGCCCGGTTTTCACGAGCGGCTGCGGTGGTTCATGCAATACCGGGAAAAAAATGCGGAACACCTGGTCGTTGAAGCGTTTCACGAAGGGAAAGACATCCTGCTTTCGCTGGTGCCCCGGGAACGCCTGAAACGCCTGCTGGAAGCCTTGCTGAACGAATCGGAGTTTCTCGGCAAGGGAGGTATCCGGTCCATTTCCAAGGTGCACGAAAACCCCTACGTCGTCAATATCGACGGGCAGGACTTTGGCCTGCAATACGAACCGGGAGAATCTTCCACCGGCCTGTTTGGCGGCAACTCCAACTGGCGCGGGCCGGTCTGGATGCCGATGAACTACCTCATCATCCAATCGCTGCGCGCTTACCACCACTATTTTGAGGATTCCCTGAAGGTGGAATGTCCCACCGGTTCCGGCCGGCTGGTGAACCTCGATACGGTAGCGGACGATATTTCAAACCGGTTGATCAGCATCTTCCGGCAGGGCCCGGACGGCCGGCGGCCAGTGCACAACGACTATGATGCCTACCATTCCGACCCGCATTTCCGCGACCTGGTGCTCTTCTATGAATATTTCCACGGCGATACGGCCCGGGGTGTGGGCGCCTCGCACCAAACCGGTTGGACGGGCGTTGTGGCCGAGTTGATTGGCCGGGGGGGGAAAGGAAGGAGTGAAGGAGTGAAGGAGTGAGGGAATGAAGGAATGAGGGAATGAAGGCCAAGGAACTTTATCAAAAAACGTAACTATCAGCATCATGGCCACTTAGCACCTGATGCGAAATTTTGTAAGCCATCCTTCCCCTTCCAAGGGGAATAAGAAGGGGTTCCAGCAGAAAAAAGTCTACAAAATTTCGCGGCAGGTGCGTTTTAGGCCTGATGCTGAATAGGTGCCAAAAACTAAAAATCATGCTTACTTTTAATAACCCTTCTTTTGAAAGCCTGGCAGGCAAAGAATGGCTCGTCGCCAACGGCTTGGGAGGCTATGCTTCCTCCACCATTTGCGGCGCCAATACCCGCCGTTATCACGGTTTGCTGGTGGCGGCATTCAATCCGCCTACCGACCGGCGGGTTTTGGTTTCCAGGATCGAGGAAAAGCTGAATTGCGGCGAAACTACCGTGGAACTCTCTTCCAATGCGTTTCCCGGAGTAGTGCATCCTCAGGGCTATCAATACCTGGAAAGCTTTGAGCGGGCCCCGCTTCCCCGGGCCGTTTTCAGCGCAGGCGAAGCCAGGGTAGCCAAAACCATCCTGATGGTTCACGGTTCGAATACCACTGTAGTGGAATACGAGAACGCGGGGCAGGCGCCCTTCGATCTCGAATTGGCGCCACTGTACGTTTACCGGGATTATCACAGCCTTTCCAAAGCGGCTGGCCATCTGGATTTTTACCACGAGATCAATGGCCGGATGATCAGAATCTACGCCCAATATGGCGCAGAACCCCTATACTTTGCTTTTTCCAAAGGAAATTTCACCAGCAATCCGGCCTGGTATTACAACTTCGAATACGAAAAGGAAAAATACCGGGGATTGGATTTTCAGGAAGACGCCAGGAGTATCGGCCAGCTACACCTGAACCTGGAGCCGGGCGAAAAGATTTATCTGATCTTCACTACCGAAGAATCCATGACAGCCGGCAACCCCGGTGCCTGGAAAGCAGAAGAGATCAAGCGGCAGCAGGGCCTGCGCGGCGCTATAAAAGACCCCTTCCTTCAGGATTTGGCAGTGAGCGGCGACCAATTTCTGGCGCAAAGAAAAGCTACCGGAAATTACACCCTGATCGCCGGTTACCATTGGTTTACCGACTGGGGAAGGGACACCATGATCGCCATGCGCGGCCTGACTGTCGGGCTGGGCAAAAAAGCGGTTTCGGAGTCTATCATTCGAACTTTCCTGCAGTACCTCGACGGCGGCATGCTGCCCAACCGGTTCCCCGACCAGGGGGAAACGCCGGAATACAATACCATCGACGCCACTTTATGGCTGTTTGTCGTTTTGTACGAGTATTATGAAAAATTCCGGGACGAGGCCTTTATCCGGGAAGTATTTCCCCGGCTTACCGAAATCCTGGAAGCCCACCGCAACGGCACCCGATACGGCATACACGTTACAGAGGAAGGATTGCTCTACGGAGGAGAGGGTTTATCGCAACTTACCTGGATGGACGCCCGGGTCGGCGATTATGTAGTGACGCCCCGGCAGGGCTGCCCGGTAGAAGTCAACGCCCTTTGGTATAATGCCCTTTGCATTTATGCTGATTTTGGAGGCCTGCTGGGAATCGCAGCCGACAACGAAAAAAAGCAGGCCAAGCAACTGGCCGGGGCCTTTCGGCAGTATTTTGTCAATGAAAAAGGTTATCTGAACGATGTAGTTATTCCCGGCGCCTATGTTGACGGCGCTATCCGCCCCAATCAGGTCTATGCCGTCAGCCTTCCGTTTTCGCCACTTACTCAAAAGGAAGCCAAATCGGTGCTGGCAAACATAGAAGAGCACTTGTATGCCGATTTGGGATTGCGTTCTCTGGCCACAGGCCATCCCGATTTCAAGCCGGTATACGGAGGCGATCAGTGGAGCCGGGACAGCGCCTACCACCAGGGTACGGTGTGGGCCTTTTTGTGGGGAGAATATGCCCTTGCCTATCTCAAGGCCAACAAGTATTCGGAGAAGGCGCGGGAAGAAATTAAGAAGAAATCGGAAGCCCTGCGCCGCCACTTTTATGAAGAAGCCTGCCTTTACGGCATATCGGAAATCTTCGACGGAGAAAATCCGAAGGAAGGCAGAGGCTGCATCCAGCAAGCCTGGTCGATCGGCATGCTGCTGAAGGTATTCACCGAAATCAATGCAAACCAATCCAAGCCATGGAAAACCGAACACAAGCCATTGCCATCGTCTATCTGAGCGGATTTCTTCAGGGAATCTCCCTGATCCTCTACCCGGCGGCGGGCCCGATCTTTACAAACCCGGAGTTCCACGGCCTGAGCAGCAGCCAATACGGGGTATTATTCACGCCCCAGATCATTTTGGCCATCGTTGCTTCTTTTGTAGCGCCCGGCCTTGCCGGCCGATGGGGCATGAAGCAAGTACTTCGCGCCGGGCTGACAGCCAACCTGTTATCGATGGCCCTGCTAACCGCCAGTCATTTTGCCATCGGCCAGGGCATGTTGCCCTTTCTGTTGCTGATGCTGGGCACGGCGGCCCTGGGTACGGGCTTCGGGTTCACCATCACAGCCGTCAATCCTTACGCCTACAGCTACTTTCCGGGCAAAGAAGCCTCGGCCGTCACTGGCCTGCACATCTTGCTGGGGTTGGGTACTGCCCTAAGCTCCGTGCTGGTCAATTTCTTTTTGGAGCTGGGCTATTGGTGGGGTGCGGGTGTGCTGGCCGGGAGCCTGTTTCTGCTCTTAACCCTGTGGATGTCCCGCTTGCCCATGCCATTGCCTTCTGAAAAAACAGCGCCGAAACCGCCCTCCGTGTGGCGGGCGCCGGCGCGGGTTTGGCTTTTCTTTCTGGTGATTTTCCTCTACGGCGCCTGCGAGGCTACTTTTGGCAATTGGGCGCCCATCTACCTGGAAAAGCAGGCCGGGCTGTCGCTGGCGGGGGCTGCCCTAGGGCTGTCCTTGTTCTGGGGGTCCATAGCAGCGGGGCGGTTCCTGTTCACGGTTGCGGCCCTTCGCTTTGACTTGCGGATGCTGCACCTGATAATGCCCCTCCTGGTTGCGGCCGTCTTTTTCTCTATGCCCCAGGCCGAGGGCGCTGCCGCCAATTATGTGGCGCTGGTCCTCGCCGGATTGGGGCTCTCGTTCTACTTTCCGTTTACCATCAGCATTGCCACCGGCGAATTTCCTGCTTTTTCCGCCACGGTTTCAGGTATTTTGGTAGCCGCAATCCAATTGGGCACCGGCGTTAGCTCCAATGTTATCGGCATGCTCAATGATACGCTCTCCTTGAGCTCGATCATTCAGTTTTCATCTGTTTACGCAGTGCTCATGAGCGGGCTTGCCTTGTATTTATATGCCTCGCGGCGAAAGAAAGGGATAGCGCCCGATCCGGAAAGAGTGCTGATAAAACAATAACTTTAAAGCAAAAAAAAAAGAAAGCATGAATACATCAATTATCGTTACCGGCGCTTCGGGCAACCTGGGCGCAGCGGTAGCCCAAAAGCTGAGCGCTGCCGGCTACACCGTACTCGGAACGGTTGGCTCGCCCCGTAGTGTTGCCGATCTTCAGGCAAAAGGCATAACGGCAGAGCCGCTGGATTTGTCCGACGAGGCTGCTGTCCAGCAATATGTTGCCCGCCTCAATACGGACGTGAGCGGCGTCGTCCTGACAGTCGGGGGTTATGCGCCGGGCAGCTTTAGCAACACGGACGGCGAGGCGCTGCGCAAAATGTATAGCCTCAATTTTGAGACCGCTTACTTCCTGGCAAGGGCTTTGTTGCCGGTATTTTCAAACCGGGGAGGCGGGCAGATCGTACTGGTCGGCACCCGCCCGGCGCTGCAGGCGGATGAAGGCATTAACTCGATTGCTTATTCCCTGTCTAAAAAGCTGGTGTTTTACCTCGCCGAACTCATTAATGCGCATGGCCGGGGCAAAAACATCAATGCGTCAGTGATCGTGCCCAGCACGATTGACACCCCCGCTAACCGGGAGGCAATGCCTAAAGCCGACTTTTCAAAATGGGTCACACCGGATGCCATCGCCGACACCATACACTTTTTGTTGTCGGATTCCGGACGCCAAATCCGGGAAAGTGTGGTCAAACTTTACAATGAGGCTTAAAAAATACTTATTGTAACGTTTAGCGTAGCTGAAAAGAGGTTGGCCCTTATTCGGGGGCGAAAAGTCGGCGCCCCCCCGGCCCGCCAAATTTTTTGGCAAAGAATCACCTCTCTTGTTACCCCGGTAACAATTCCCAGGGCAGATACCCTTTAATTTTGCCTGAAACTGAATCAGAATCATGAACAAACCACAAAAGATCCTTTTCACCGTATTGCGGTTTGCCGCCGCTCTTATTCTTTTACAAACGCTGGCTTTCAAGTTCACTGCTCATCCCGACAGCGTGGCCCTGTTCACTACCCTTGGCCTGGAGCCGTATGGGCGCATTGGGATCGGCATTATGGAACTCATTGCCGGAGCGTTGTTGATCTACACCCGCTTTGCCTGGTTGGGAGCAATACTCGGCATAGGCCTCATGGCCGGCGCGATATTCTCCCACCTCACGGTTTTGGGCATTGAATTCAATGGAGACGGAGGCAGCCTGTTTGCCTTAGCGGTTATTACTTTTGTTTGTTGCGCGGGAGTACTTTATCTGCAGAAAGAACAATTATTGCGTATCTTTTCGAAAGTATTTTCCAAACAACTTACTTCCAGGCAATAACTCCCATCATGATATCATTAGTCAGCCTGTTTGTCAACCTGTTTCTGCTTTACCTGTTGCTGGGCATGCTGTTTGCCCTCGCATTCGCCTGGAAAGGCGCCGGGGTGGTTGACGCCAAAGCCGCCCACGCCTCCTGGTTTTTCAAACTGCTGATCCTGCCCGGCGCAATGGCTTTATGGCCGTTCCTGCTGAGAAAGTGGATTGCAAAAAGCAAAAGGCCATGATACTAAAGCTGAGAAACCGCCACCGGCATGCCTGGATGGCGTTGGCCGTATTGTTGCCCATCGGCTTTGTGACGGCTCTGGCCAACCGGCCGGAAGCCGCCGTTCCCAATGGCGATTCGGTGGGCAAAACCATCCCCTTCGCGGAGCGGCAAACCGTTGC
This genomic window contains:
- a CDS encoding SDR family oxidoreductase; protein product: MIYDSDHPLAQQTAIVTGGSSGIGKACAIALGQAGANVIVNYAGNPRGAEESVAEIEAAGGKGLPFKADVSQKSQVEAMFKAAVDTFGTVDILVNNAGLQKDAPFVDMTLEDWNYVLSVNLTGQFLCAQAAAREFVRRGRRPEVSVALGKIICMSSVHELIPWAGHVNYAASKGGVMLFMKSIAQELGEKGIRVNSIAPGAIKTPINRMAWDTPEAEKELLKLIPYGRVGETSDIGNVTVWLASDQSDYIHGQTIVVDGGMALYPGFRENG
- a CDS encoding glucosidase codes for the protein MAKVKATQEQQRLQEAHHNNKAWLKWGPYLSERQWGTVREDYSEHGEAWDYFPHDHARSRVYRWGEDGLAGISDDRQRICFAPALWNGNDPILKERLFGLAGPQGNHGEDVKELYYYLDNLPTHAYMKHLYKYPHAEFPYGELVGINGSRSRHEPEYELLDTPAFAGKNYFDVFTEYAKAAEEDLLIRITIFNRGSQEAPIWVLPTLWFRNLWAFGLMPEKPNLRLAKEKGGQPYVVAEHPELGSYCLFFSEAEHLLFTENETNTERLYGIANETPFVKDAFHRAVTEQQFDWLAEKAEGTKFAPLYHYQLAPGEKAEIRLRLCREKPAASPLGKAFDAAFSLRIREAGEFYHTLQPGEDEDLANIQRQAFAGMLWSKQYFNIDMPRWLHGDPGQPSPPESRIHGRNREWTALNNEDIISMPDKWEYPWYAAWDLAFHCIPLAMLDAEFAKNQLILFLREWYMHPNGQIPAYEWAFGDVNPPVHAWACLQVYKIDAERNGRADKSFLKRIFQKLLLNFTWWVNRKDRNGNNVFEGGFLGLDNIGVFDRSSFIPGGGHLEQADGTAWMAMYCLNMLEISLILGEDDIAYEDMATKFFEHFIYIASSLNRIGEGWTGAWDEEQGFFYDILAMPDGRYIPLKVRSLVGLSTLFATLVLEKEKLEKLPGFHERLRWFMQYREKNAEHLVVEAFHEGKDILLSLVPRERLKRLLEALLNESEFLGKGGIRSISKVHENPYVVNIDGQDFGLQYEPGESSTGLFGGNSNWRGPVWMPMNYLIIQSLRAYHHYFEDSLKVECPTGSGRLVNLDTVADDISNRLISIFRQGPDGRRPVHNDYDAYHSDPHFRDLVLFYEYFHGDTARGVGASHQTGWTGVVAELIGRGGKGRSEGVKE
- a CDS encoding glycogen debranching enzyme N-terminal domain-containing protein, producing the protein MLTFNNPSFESLAGKEWLVANGLGGYASSTICGANTRRYHGLLVAAFNPPTDRRVLVSRIEEKLNCGETTVELSSNAFPGVVHPQGYQYLESFERAPLPRAVFSAGEARVAKTILMVHGSNTTVVEYENAGQAPFDLELAPLYVYRDYHSLSKAAGHLDFYHEINGRMIRIYAQYGAEPLYFAFSKGNFTSNPAWYYNFEYEKEKYRGLDFQEDARSIGQLHLNLEPGEKIYLIFTTEESMTAGNPGAWKAEEIKRQQGLRGAIKDPFLQDLAVSGDQFLAQRKATGNYTLIAGYHWFTDWGRDTMIAMRGLTVGLGKKAVSESIIRTFLQYLDGGMLPNRFPDQGETPEYNTIDATLWLFVVLYEYYEKFRDEAFIREVFPRLTEILEAHRNGTRYGIHVTEEGLLYGGEGLSQLTWMDARVGDYVVTPRQGCPVEVNALWYNALCIYADFGGLLGIAADNEKKQAKQLAGAFRQYFVNEKGYLNDVVIPGAYVDGAIRPNQVYAVSLPFSPLTQKEAKSVLANIEEHLYADLGLRSLATGHPDFKPVYGGDQWSRDSAYHQGTVWAFLWGEYALAYLKANKYSEKAREEIKKKSEALRRHFYEEACLYGISEIFDGENPKEGRGCIQQAWSIGMLLKVFTEINANQSKPWKTEHKPLPSSI
- a CDS encoding MFS transporter, whose amino-acid sequence is MENRTQAIAIVYLSGFLQGISLILYPAAGPIFTNPEFHGLSSSQYGVLFTPQIILAIVASFVAPGLAGRWGMKQVLRAGLTANLLSMALLTASHFAIGQGMLPFLLLMLGTAALGTGFGFTITAVNPYAYSYFPGKEASAVTGLHILLGLGTALSSVLVNFFLELGYWWGAGVLAGSLFLLLTLWMSRLPMPLPSEKTAPKPPSVWRAPARVWLFFLVIFLYGACEATFGNWAPIYLEKQAGLSLAGAALGLSLFWGSIAAGRFLFTVAALRFDLRMLHLIMPLLVAAVFFSMPQAEGAAANYVALVLAGLGLSFYFPFTISIATGEFPAFSATVSGILVAAIQLGTGVSSNVIGMLNDTLSLSSIIQFSSVYAVLMSGLALYLYASRRKKGIAPDPERVLIKQ
- a CDS encoding SDR family NAD(P)-dependent oxidoreductase, encoding MNTSIIVTGASGNLGAAVAQKLSAAGYTVLGTVGSPRSVADLQAKGITAEPLDLSDEAAVQQYVARLNTDVSGVVLTVGGYAPGSFSNTDGEALRKMYSLNFETAYFLARALLPVFSNRGGGQIVLVGTRPALQADEGINSIAYSLSKKLVFYLAELINAHGRGKNINASVIVPSTIDTPANREAMPKADFSKWVTPDAIADTIHFLLSDSGRQIRESVVKLYNEA
- a CDS encoding DoxX family protein, coding for MNKPQKILFTVLRFAAALILLQTLAFKFTAHPDSVALFTTLGLEPYGRIGIGIMELIAGALLIYTRFAWLGAILGIGLMAGAIFSHLTVLGIEFNGDGGSLFALAVITFVCCAGVLYLQKEQLLRIFSKVFSKQLTSRQ